The DNA segment CTTCTATTTCGACGACGCGATCGTTCATCCGATCATGATCCTGTGGGCGCTGGCGGCGGCGTTCTACACGAACTGGATGCTGGCGCTGGGAGCGCTGCTGTTTTTCCCGTTCTACGTCGTCGTCCTGGCGCGGGTCGGGCGCCGCATGCGCAAGGCGCGCAAGAAGAGCCTGGAGCATCTGGGGGACATGACCGGGACGATGCTTCAGACCTTCGGGGGCATCAAGATCGTCAAGGCCTTCAACACGGAGGCCGACCAGGTGCGGGAATTCCGCCGCCACAACGAGAATTATTTTCAGAAATACATGGCGAGCCTCCGCCGCAAGGCCATCGGGGAGAACATGAACCAGCTCTTCATGGGGCTGGCGCTCGCGGTGGTGCTGGTGGTGGGATACCAGCTTCTCGAGCTCGGCCGGATCACGCCGGGGCAGCTCGCCTTCTTCGGGCTGGCGGTGGCGATGATCAATTCCTCGGTCCGGGAGCTGTCGAAGTCCTACAACCGCCTCGTGGAGGCTTCGGCGGGGTGCGAGCGCGTGTTCGAGATCCTCGACCAGCCGCGCGAGAGCGAACACGCGACGGGCGAGGAGCTGGGAGGCCGCGTCTCCTCGGTGGAGTTCCGGGGGGTGACCTTCGCCTACGACGGCGTGCCCGTGCTGCGGGACGTGAGCCTCAAGGCGCGGCCGGGCGAGGTGCTGGCGGTCGTGGGCCGCAGCGGGGCGGGCAAGACCACGCTGGTGGACCTGCTCTGCCGTTTCTATGACCCGCAGGAGGGGGCGGTGTTCGTCAACGGCGTGGATCTCCGGCGGGTGCGGCGTTCGTCGCTCCTGGCGCGCGTGGCCGTGGTCACCCAGGAGACCTTCCTCTTCCACGCCACGATCGGGGAGAACATCCGTTACGGGCGCCGGGACGCGACGCCGGCGGAGGTGGAAGCGGCGGCGCGCGCGGCCTACATCCACGAGTTCATCGCCTCTCTGGAGCGCGGCTACGAGACGCCCGTGGGAGAGCGCGGGGCCAAGCTCTCGGGAGGGCAGCGCCAGCGGATCGCGATCGCCCGGGCGATCCTCCGGGATCCCGACATCCTCATTCTGGACGAAGCCACCAGCGCCCTGGACGCCGAAAGCGAGCAGGCCGTCCAGGCGGCCCTTCAGAACCTGCTGCGTTCAGACCACCGCATCACCTTCGTCATCGCCCACCGCCTGTCCACGGTGCGGGGGGCGGACCGCATTCTCGTGCTCGATCAGGGACGCCTGGCGGAGGAGGGTTCGCACGAGGATCTCCTGGCGCGGGGGGGCGTCTACGCCGCGCTCTACCGGACGCAGCTGGCCGAGTGACGGGCGCCCGCGTCACCCTTCGTGGGCGCGCACGGCCTGAAGCGCTTCGCCCGGGGTTCGCGCGTCCAGAAGCGCGGCGCGGAACGCTTCCAGGCTCAGGAGCTTGGCCGCGGCGGCCAGCGCCCGCAGATGCGTCCGGGTCGAGGGCCGCGGGATCGTCAGAAGAACGATGAGGCGGGCGGGGCGGCCGTCGACCGATTCGAAGGGCACTCCGCGGGGAGCGACGGCCAGGGCCGCGGCGGGTTCGCGCAGGCCGTCCACGGCGGCGTGGGGGAACGCGATCCCGTTTTCGAGTCCCGTGGACGCCAGCCGCTCGCGCGCCCGGAGGGCGTCCAGGGCGGCGTCCCGGCGTTCCCGGGGGAGCCGCGCGCCCGCCACGAGGGCGTCCACGAGCCGGACGATCGTCTCCTCTT comes from the Planctomycetota bacterium genome and includes:
- a CDS encoding ABC transporter ATP-binding protein; the encoded protein is MKSGAPSEPGEPRPANIWALTWRFLRRARPYAPRIALTLAVVLVASGAKTIQAWIVKPVIDNVGAERPGAPAEDTGTGSWLKRLGRPSDWDIRLVAGLAIALSLVMFVFGYLRDTMTNWLTNRIVADLRNDVAEHLAYLPLRFHYDRKSGDLVSRTTNDVAVAEAAANFYFDDAIVHPIMILWALAAAFYTNWMLALGALLFFPFYVVVLARVGRRMRKARKKSLEHLGDMTGTMLQTFGGIKIVKAFNTEADQVREFRRHNENYFQKYMASLRRKAIGENMNQLFMGLALAVVLVVGYQLLELGRITPGQLAFFGLAVAMINSSVRELSKSYNRLVEASAGCERVFEILDQPRESEHATGEELGGRVSSVEFRGVTFAYDGVPVLRDVSLKARPGEVLAVVGRSGAGKTTLVDLLCRFYDPQEGAVFVNGVDLRRVRRSSLLARVAVVTQETFLFHATIGENIRYGRRDATPAEVEAAARAAYIHEFIASLERGYETPVGERGAKLSGGQRQRIAIARAILRDPDILILDEATSALDAESEQAVQAALQNLLRSDHRITFVIAHRLSTVRGADRILVLDQGRLAEEGSHEDLLARGGVYAALYRTQLAE
- a CDS encoding PTS sugar transporter subunit IIA, with translation MKLSDLLRENQIVLGFQARDKEETIVRLVDALVAGARLPRERRDAALDALRARERLASTGLENGIAFPHAAVDGLREPAAALAVAPRGVPFESVDGRPARLIVLLTIPRPSTRTHLRALAAAAKLLSLEAFRAALLDARTPGEALQAVRAHEG